Genomic DNA from Peribacillus simplex NBRC 15720 = DSM 1321:
AGGTATTTCCGAAGGGGTTTTAATGCATGTATTGCAAAATGAGCTGAGCATCAAAGATCAAATAATCATTGCGAAAGGAATAGAACCAGTCCATGCCAAAGATGCAGTGGTTACCTATTTTAAAAGATCGGACAGAAAACCAGCGGTCCGTGAAGATGGGAAAGCTGATTATTATGATATGAGTTTTCTTGATGAAGTGAAAAGGGGAGATTGGCTGGGAGAAAGGATACCGCCTTCATCTGGTGAGATGGGGAGGCGGATTACAGGGGAAATAGCCTTGCCCAGGAAAGGAAAGGATAAGAAACTTCTTTATGATCAAAAAACGGTTGCTGCTATCGAGGAAGACGGAAAGCTCATTCTAAGGGCATTGATCGATGGAGTGGTGGAATTTAGGGAAGGGAAGATTGCTTTCCGGATACCCGTTTGCAAATCAAAAGCTTGGAAAAGAAATTGAGTGATTTGACGAAAGGAACCTTCTATGCAGAAAATAATCACCTGCATTTTGATTAAATGATTGATCTAGATGAAAATAATTTGCTGTTTCTGTTCATAAAATTGGGATATAACAATTATTGAGAGAGGCGGCATTTCATCATGACCTTAATCTTTGCACATCGAGGTTCTGCAGGAACACATTCGGAAAATACGATGTCGGCGTTCAATGAAGCTGCCCGTGTCGGGGCGGACGGAATTGAAACGGATGTCCAGCTCTCGAAAGATGGAGAAGTGGTCATCATTCACGATGAAAAGCTCGATCGGACCACGAATGCAACGGGGTATGTAAAAGACCGGACCTTGATGGAGTTGAAAACTCTTAATGCGTCCTCAACCCATAAGGGTAAATTGGGTAAAGAAAAGATTCCGACGCTTGAAGAAATATTTATTTGGCTTAACGATAATCAGCTTTTTTGCAATATTGAATTGAAAAATACGCTCTTTCTGTATCCAGGCTTAGAAGAGAAAGTCATCCGGCTCATCCGTACTTACGAAATGGAGGAAAGGGTAATCCTTTCTTCTTTCAATCATTACAGTTTAGTCAATTGCCATCAATTAGCACCTGAATTGGAAACCGCAACGCTTTATAGGGATGGTCTATACATGCCGTGGATATATGCCAAGGCAATAGGCGGAAGTGCAATCCACCCAAATATCCTGTCTGCCCCTGATGCACTTATTCAAGCATCGGTGAGTATGGGTGTTCCTGTACGGCCATATACCATTAATAAAGAAGCCGAGATGAAGCGGTTATTCAAATTGGGGTGCAGCGGCATCATAACCGATTTTCCCGAGGCAGCCGTACGGATCAGAGAAGGCTTGAAATCAAGATGAAGAAAGAAGGTGCCATATGATACATGACACCTTCTTTTTGCGTTTAAAATTTATTGAACCTGCTTTGGACCTTATTTTGCTTTCGATCTCGATGAAGGACGAAGCCGGCGATAAAGGCTATTCCGCCAATTGTAATGAGCAGTCCGATTAAAAATTGCAGCCAAAGGATTGGATAGGGAGGCTGTAAAATACCGAACACCATGTCCCTCATTATTTTTATGCCATAGGCAGCAAAGGCACCGGGTATAAAAAGAATCAAAAAAGCGATTAAACGTTTCATGCGGTCAAATCCCTTCCGAAAATTCTGTCTTTAAAAAATGATAAAGGATATAAATTATTTGTCAAGTTTCGGGAATCTAGATAATGACTGGGAGTTGGTGGCTGTTTTTTAAGCCTGCCGATATGGTAAAATGGTGTGCAGTATGAAAAAAATTGCAGGGAATGATCTATTAAAAGGGGTAATTATATTTTAAGGGGGATGGCTCATGCAAAAGGTCATGATAGTAGGGGGAGGAGTGGGAGGGACAACTGTGTTGAAACTCCTATCGGAAAGTGAAGTATTCTCCATTGTTTGTATGGCTGATACGAATGAATCCGCTGAAGGGATGCTTGCTGCAAAGGAACGAAAGATTCCTACAGTGACCAATTGGAGCATGGGATTGGAGCGGGACTTGGACATCATTTTTGATACGACCGGTGACCCGTCTGTCTATAAAAAGATAAAAAGGGACATGGGCGAACAAACGATTCTTATTCCTGGAAGTGTCGCCCTCATAATGGCAAAGTTGTTTGAAGAGAAAAATCGCTTAATAAGTAAATTGGAGAATACCTCGGCAAAAATGGACTTGATCCTTAATACGACCAGTGAAGGGATGGTGGTGATTGATCATGAAGGATTCATCATCATGTTCAATGATAGTGCGGAACGTGCATCTGACACAAAGCGCGAGGATGTGATAGGCAGACATATCAAAGATTTCATCCCTTCAACTGGATTGCTGCGAGTGATGCAAACGAACCAAAAAGAAGTAAATCAGGAAATCACCCTCAGCAATGGGATGGAACTCATAACGACAAGGATACCTCTGGTGAATGCCGATAAGGAAATCATAGGGGCTTTTTCCGTGTTTAGGAATAAAACGGAGGCTGTACAATTGGCGGAGCAGATCACTGATTTAAAAGAGATACAGACGATGCTCCAGGCCATCATTCAATCCAGTGATGAAGCCATATCTGTTGTCGATGATCAAGGCAGGGGGCTTTTGATCAATCCGGCATATACAAGAATCACTGGCTTAACAAAGACCCAAGTGATTGGTAAGCCGGCTTCCATCGATATTTACGAAGGTGAAAGTATGCATATGAAAGTGCTTCAGACAAAAAAACCTGTTCGGGGTGTCAATATGCGTGTCGGCCCAAAACATAAGGAAGTGATCGTGAATGTTGCTCCAATCATCGTGGATGGGTGCCTGAAAGGGAGCGTTGGCGTCATTCATGATGTATCGGAAATTCAAGCCTTGACCCATGAACTGAATCGGGCAAGACAGATTATTCGTACATTGCAGGCTAAATATTCCTTTGATGATATAATTGGGGCTTCCGAAGAGATGAAGCTTCCGATTGAACAGGCGAAGTTATCGGCAAAAACACCTGCTACTGTCTTATTAAGAGGGGAATCAGGGACTGGCAAAGAGTTATTTGCACACGCCATACATAATGCAAGCGATAGGAAATTCAATAAATTCGTACGTGTAAATTGTGCGGCCATCTCGGAATCATTACTTGAAAGTGAACTGTTCGGTTATGATGAAGGAGCCTTTACAGGGGCAAGCAGGGGAGGAAAGGTCGGTTTTTTTGAAGAGGCAAATCAAGGGAGTATCTTTTTGGACGAAATTGGTGAATTACCAGCCAACATCCAAGCTAAATTACTTCGGGTTTTACAAGAAAAGGAAATCATCAGAGTGGGTGGGACGAAGCCGATTCCCATCAATGTCAGGGTCATAGCCGCTACGAATATCAATCTTGAACAGGCCATCGCTACCGGATCATTCAGGGAAGACTTGTATTTCAGGCTGAACCGCATGCCTATTTTCATTGCTCCACTAAGAAAGCGAAGAGAAGATTTGAGAGAATTGGCGGAGCATTTGATTAATAAAATCAATCAAGAGTATGGACGGAGCATAGAGGGAATTACAGCAGCAGCTATACATAAGATGCAAATATACAACTGGCCAGGTAATGTGAGGGAACTGGAAAATATCTTAGGACGGGCAATCATTTTCATGAAATTGAACGAGACGATCATTGATATACATCATATTCCGGATTTTATCGAAGAGGTTCCATTAAAACAGGAGAAATTAGTAATGAAGCCTTCTGGCTACGTATCGGGGAAACCGCTCTCGGAGATAATAGACCAGTATGAAGCCGAAATCATTCAGCAAGCGTTCCATACCCACAAGGGAAATAAAACACTTACGGCAAAAGCATTAGGGATTTCAGTTAGAAATCTATATTACAAAATGGAAAAATTAAAACTGTGAAAATTTTTGCACGCAAAAAATTGCGCACTATGAAAAAAACTGCACGGAATTTTCTGATTTATTTTAATTTAAGCGAGACTCCACTTCTAACATGAAATTTTTTTGAATTTGTTATAGGCTATAGTTGCCAACATATTAACCTTCATCTCCTTTTTTTGGATAAAAAGGCTCTCATAATGTATTTTATTGGCATGTTATTTGCATATTTAGAAGGTGCATGGATTTTTCAAGGGACCATTCCCCATGGGGAAAATATCATGTGAGTAGCGGATTTTATTTAAAATGAACGTAGGAACAAGTAAGAATGAGGAGTAATTTAGTGTCCTCATATCTGACATGTATTAAAACATCTAGGGAGGATTCCTTTATGGAAATTTTTAAATATCTTGAGAAGTATGATTACGAGCAACTGCTATTCTGTCAGGATAAACAATCGGGTTTGAAAGCGATTATTGCCATTCATGATACAACATTAGGGCCTGCGCTTGGAGGCACAAGGATGTGGACGTATGCATCTGAAGAAGAAGCCATTGAAGATGCCTTAAGGCTTTCGAGAGGAATGACATATAAGAACGCAGCTGCCGGCTTGAATTTAGGCGGGGGGAAAACCGTCATCATCGGCGATCCGCGTAAGGATAAAAATGAAGAAATGTTCCGTGCATTCGGAAGGTATATCCAAGGGCTGAATGGGCGTTATATAACAGCTGAAGATGTAGGTACAACGGTTGAGGATATGGATCTCATTCATGAGGAGACGGATTTTGTCACTGGGATTTCCCCTGCATTCGGTTCTTCGGGTAACCCTTCCCCTGTAACTGCTTATGGGGTGTATCGCGGTATGAAGGCTGCTGCAAAAGAAGCATTCGGAACTGATTCTTTAGAAGGCAAGGTAATTGCAGTCCAAGGCGTCGGGAATGTTTCTTATAACTTATGCCGTCACCTTCATGAGGAGGGCGCCAAGCTGATCGTTACGGATATAAATAAAGAAAGCGTGGCCCGTGCGGTTGAATCCTTTGGGGCGACTGCAGTGAATCCTGATGAAATTTATGGAGTCGACTGTGATATCTATGCACCATGTGCGTTAGGGGCGGTCATAAATGATCATACAATCAATCAAATCAGGGCGAAGGTCATTGCAGGTGCAGCCAATAATCAATTAAAGGAACCTGTTCATGGCGATCAAATTCATGAAAAAGGTATTATATATGCACCTGATTATGTAATTAATGCAGGTGGAGTCATAAATGTAGCCGATGAGCTTCTAGGGTATAATCGGGAAAGAGCCCTTAAGAAAGTGGAAACGGTTTATGATACAATTGAACGAGTCATCGAGATTGCAAAACGTGATCAAATCCCAACTTATAAAGCAGCGGATAGGATGGCAGAGGAGCGCATTGCTCGCATGAGGAATTCAAGGAGCCAATTCTTGCAAAATGAAAAACACATCTTGAATGGAAGAAAGTGAATGTAGTTTTACAAGATAATATAGATTCCTGTGTTTTTTTTAATAAACACAGGAATTTTCAACATGGATAACGTAATAAACATAGGGCAAGAAAAATGGTGACAATAGTATGTATTTGTGAGGAGGAGCGGTTTTGGCTGAAGAATTTGACCTCGTTATCCTCGGCGGAGGAACAGGCGGGTATGTGGCAGCGATAAAGGCTGCTCAATTAGGATTGAAAACGGCTGTCGTGGAGAAAGGCAAGCTCGGCGGAACGTGTCTACATAAAGGCTGTATCCCTTCAAAAGCACTTTTAAGGAGTGCGGAAGTTTATCAGACTGCAGTGAAAAGTGAGGAATTCGGTGTTGTTACCGGGGATGTAAAGGTAGATTTCCTTAAGGTGCAGGAAAGAAAGAATAAAGTGGTCGATCAACTCTATAAAGGTGTCCAGCACTTGATGAAACAAGGGAAGATAACGGTTTATGAAGGGTTAGGACGTATACTTGGTCCATCTATATTTTCACCGATGCCTGGGACAATTTCCGTGGAAATGAATAATGGCAGTGAAAATGAAATGCTCATTCCTCAGAATGTCATCATTGCCACCGGTTCGCGTCCGAGGACACTGCCTGGTTTGACGATTGATGGGGAATTTGTGCTTACATCGGATGAAGCTCTAAAGCTTGAGAGTCTGCCAAAATCAATGATTATTGTAGGCGGGGGAGTAATCGGCATTGAATGGGCTTCGATGCTCAATGATTTTGGCGTGGAAGTGACAGTACTGGAATATGCAGATAGAATCATCCCGACTGAGGACCATGATATTTCCAGTGAAATGCTTCGTCTCCTAACGAAAAAGGGCGTCAAATTCGTTACAGGTGCCAAGGTATTGCCTGAAACCCTGAAAACGGATGTTTCAGTATCCATTTCTGCTGAAGTCAAAGGTTCGCTAGAGGAATTCACAGCTGAAAAAATGCTGGTTTCCGTAGGCAGATCAGCAAATGTTGAAGGGATCGGCCTTGAAAATACGGAAATTGTGAAAGAAAAAGGTTTTATTGAAACCAATGACTTCTTCCAAACGAAGGAATCACATATCTATGCGATCGGTGATTGTATCGGCGGTCTGCAATTGGCTCACGTTGCCTCCCATGAAGGTATTACGGCTGTTGAACATATAACAGGCCAAAAACCGGAACGGCTGGATTATTCGCTCATTTCAAAATGTGTGTATTCAAGCCCTGAAGCTGCAAGTGTCGGTTTGACGGAAGAACAGGCAAACAAGGAAGGCTATGATCTTAAAATTGGGAAATTCCCATTCCGTGCAGTTGGTAAGGCCCTTGTTTTCGGGGAAGCGGATGGTTTTGTCAAAATCATCGCCGATAAGAAAACGGATGATATACTGGGCGTTCATATGATCGGACCACATGTTACGGATATGATTTCAGAAGCGGGACTTGCAAAAGTGCTTGATGCGACACCTTGGGAGATAGGCAAGACAATTCATCCGCACCCAAGTCTTTCTGAAGCAATCGGAGAGGCGGCCCTTGCTGTCGATGGACGTGCCATTCATTCATAAAGAATAAGGTCAGGAGGTTTTATGATGGTAGAGAATCGTCATGAACAATTAGGCTTAAATGAGGAAACGGTTTTAGATATGTACCGGACAATGCTTTTGTCCCGCAGAATTGATGAGCGCATGTGGCTTTTAAACCGATCCGGGAAAATTCCCTTCGTGATTTCCTGCCAGGGGCAAGAAGCTGCACAGGTTGGGGCAGCGTTTGCGCTTGATCGGCAAAAGGATTATGTACTGCCTTATTATCGGGATGTAGGTGTGGTGCTTACCTTCGGAATGACCGCAAAAGACTTGATGCTTTCAGGTTTCGCGAAAGAGGAAGATCCCAATTCCGGCGGGCGCCAAATGCCTGGTCATTTTGGTCAAAAGAAAAATAGGATCGTCACTGGTTCATCGCCTGTAACGACACAGGTCCCGCATGCTGTTGGAATTGCACTTGCAGGGAAGATGGAAGGTAAGGATTTGGTAACTTTCGTAACGTTTGGGGAAGGTTCATCCAATCAGGGCGATTTTCATGAAGGGGCCAACTTTGCAGGTGTGCATAAGCTACCGGTCATTTTCATGTGTGAAAATAATAAATATGCGATTTCTGTTCCTATTTCCAAACAGCTATCGTGTGAAAATGTTTCCGACAGGGCGATTGGCTATGGGATGCCTGGAATAACGGTGGATGGCAATGATCCATTGGCAGTGTATGCAGCGGTGAAAGAAGCGGCTGACCGTGCACGAAGGGGAGAAGGCCCTACACTAGTAGAAACCGTTTCATACAGGCTCACACCTCATTCAAGTGATGATGATGACCGAAGCTACCGGACAGCGGACGAAGTGGCCGAAGCCAAAACGAAGGATTCCATAATGACATTTGGAGCGTATTTAAAAGAAGTGGGAATCATGGATGATGACATTGAGAAACAAATGAATGATGAAGTCATGAAGATAGTCAACGAAGCAACCGATTATGCTGAAAATGCTCCATATCCGAAGGCTGAAAGTGCTATGAATCATGTGTATGCACAAAAGTAAGGGGGTAATAGAATGCCAGTGATTTCTTATATAGATGCCGTGACAATGGCAATGAGGGAAGAGATGGAACGCGATTCCCGTGTATTCGTATTGGGAGAGGATGTAGGAAAAAAAGGTGGGGTCTTTAAAGCTACTAATGGTTTATACGACCAATTCGGTGAAGCCAGGGTCATCGATACCCCTCTCGCTGAATCTGCAATTGCAGGAGTGGGAATTGGAGCCGCCATGTATGGGCTTCGGCCGATAGCTGAGATGCAATTTGCTGATTTCATCATGCCTGCCATTAACCAAATAGTTTCAGAGGCAGCCAAGATTAGATACCGTTCTAATAATGACTGGAGCTGTCCTATGGTAATCCGTGCTCCATATGGAGGAGGGATTCATGGAGCTCTTTATCATTCACAATCGGTTGAAGCAATCTTTGCTAATCAGCCGGGCTTGAAAATTGTGATGCCTTCCACTCCGTATGATGTAAAGGGTTTGCTTAAAGCTGCCATTCGCGATGAAGACCCAGTGCTTTTCTTTGAACATAAACGCGCATACCGCTTGATCAAGGGTGAGGTACCCACTGAAGATTATGTACTTCCAATTGGTAAGGCGGATGTGAAAAGGGAAGGGGAAGACATTACTGTCATCTCCTATGGCCTTTGTGTGCATTTTGCCCTTCAGGCAGCGGAAAAATTAGCTGCAGATGGAATTTCTGCACATGTTCTTGACTTGCGTACGGTCTACCCTTTGGATAAGGATGCTATTATAGAAGCAGCTTCTAAAACGGGGAAAGTATTACTGGTTACGGAAGATAATAAAGAAGGAAGCATCATGAGTGAGGTCGCAGCCATCATTGCTGAGCATTGCCTTTTTGATTTGGATGCCCCTGTAAAACGATTGGCCGGACCTGATGTACCTGCCATGCCATATGCGCCTACGATGGAAAAACATTTTATGGTGAATCCTGATAAGGTGGAAAAAGCTATGAGGGAATTGGCCGAGTATTAATGACTGTTAAGAAGGAGGAATGAATTATGGCTATGGAATTAATGAAGATGCCTCAACTAGGCGAAAGTGTCACAGAGGGAACCATCAGTAAATGGCTTGTGAAGCCAGGGGATCATGTCACGAAATACGACCCGCTAGCTGAAGTGATGACAGATAAAGTAAATGCTGAGGTTCCTTCTTCCTTCACCGGCATCATCAAGGAATTGAAAGCGGATGAGAATCAAACATTGGCAGTCGGGGAAGTCATTTGCTCGATTGAAGTTGAAGCGGCAAAGACGGATAACGGAAATGCTGGGCAGGTTTCTCATAGTGAGGAAAATGTTGAAGCACCTGTTACAAGAGATGTGCAGCAAGCGTCGGCCGAACCATCAAGGAAAGCTCGCTATTCGCCAGCTGTGTTAAAACTTTCCCAGGAGCATGGAATAGATCTTTCAAAAGTTAAAGGAACGGGGAATGAGGGACGGATCACCCGTAAAGATTTATTGAAACTTGTTGAATCAGGGAATCTTCCTAAGGCGGATGAGCCTTCCGCAATATCCGATTCGGTTCCTGAAGCGATCGCTCCTCAAGTTAATCGTCAAACCAGTCCAGTAACAAACGTGACTACTGCGGCTGGTGACAAGGAAATACCTGTTACCGGCATCCGAAAGGCAATTGCGTCCAATATGTTGAAAAGTAAGCACGAAATTCCACATGCCTGGACGATGGTGGAAGTTGACGCAAGCAATATGGTGAAGTTGCGTGATAATCTAAAATCCGGCTTTAAACAAAAAGAAGGCTATAATTTAACGTACTTTGCCTTTTTCGTAAAAGCGGTTGCTCAAGCCCTTACGGAATTTCCAGAGCTCAATTCGATGTGGGCAGGCGAAAAGATCATACAAAAGAAAGAAATCAATATATCAATAGCCGTTGCAACTGAAGATGCCTTATTTGTACCGGTCATTAAAAATGCGGATGAAAAATCAATCAAAGGTATAGCAAGGGAGATACAGGAACTCGCATCCAAAGTTAAGGCGGGTAAGTTAAAAGCAGAGGATATGCAAGGTGGTACGTTCACTGTTAATAACACTGGTTCATTCGGTTCTGTCCAGTCCATGGGAATCATTAATTACCCACAGGCGGCCATTTTACAAGTTGAAACGATTGTAAAACGCCCAGTGGTCATAAATGACATGATTGCAGTACGAGATATGGTGAATCTCTGTTTATCACTTGATCATCGTGTTTTGGACGGACTGGTATGCGGCCGATTCCTCGCGAGGGTTAAAGAAATCATCGAAAAGATTTCCAAAGATAACACTTCCATATACTAAAATGAAGAAAAGGAAGGCCGGTAGGTCCTTCCTTTTTGTTTTGTGCTTCACTTTTCCATAGAAAAACATCGACAAATATTTTATTTTTGCTATTATTTTATTAAGAGCTGTTCTAATACAGATCAGGGGCTGTACTTGATTTATAAAGAGGCGAAATAGGCTAGTGGTTTCCCTAATAACAGGTTTGCTAATTTCTATTGTCTTAAATTTCAAGAAAATTATGGTAGAATGTTAGTATAATCCAGATCAAATTGATGGGAGGGTGGTTTTCTTATCCAAAACTGACTGAGCGTTCGTTCTCCCAATGAAAGGACAGGGCGTGTGAGGCGGCAGAAGATAAGAAAGCGATTACAGATGGAACTGAAAGATGTAAAAAACATAACCTTTCCTAAGCCTTCTTTTGAAGAGTGGAAAGAAGCTACGGAAGCAAGTTTAAAAGGGAAAAGTGTAGAAAAATTAAAAACGAATACATATGAGGACATCACTTTATATCCGCTCTATACAGAAAAGGCGGACGAAAAAGTGGCTGAATTGCCAGGATTATTCCCTTTCACCAGAGGGACGTTCCCAACGGGTTATCATGAAAAACCTTGGCTTGCCGTTCAACCTGTAAGCGGTATCACGGCTGAAGAAGCAAATGAAAAGATGAAGGCTTCATTCAAGCGCGGTCAAAATGTCGTGGCATACCCTGCACGATTGCTTGCCGAGGGAGCAAGGGCTGAAAAATTGTTTAAGGATATCCCATTAAAAGAAATCCCGGTTTTCATTGACCTTAAGGGGAAACAAAAAGGATTATTCCCTCAATTCAATGCTGTTGCCGAAGCACAAAATACCCAATTGAAAGGCGTTATTGCAGAAGATCCCATTGCAGAATGGCTCATTTGCGGTCAGCTGCCAGAAGATACGGATAACTATTTTGCAGAATGGCTGAAGACGATCCAAGATTATCAGAAGGTAGGCAGGGATCTAAAGACTGTTTTGATTAATACGGCAGTCTATCATAATGGAGGAGCTAATGCCGTACAAGAAATAGCGTACGGATTATCGGCGGCCGTCCAA
This window encodes:
- the bcd gene encoding branched-chain amino acid dehydrogenase encodes the protein MEIFKYLEKYDYEQLLFCQDKQSGLKAIIAIHDTTLGPALGGTRMWTYASEEEAIEDALRLSRGMTYKNAAAGLNLGGGKTVIIGDPRKDKNEEMFRAFGRYIQGLNGRYITAEDVGTTVEDMDLIHEETDFVTGISPAFGSSGNPSPVTAYGVYRGMKAAAKEAFGTDSLEGKVIAVQGVGNVSYNLCRHLHEEGAKLIVTDINKESVARAVESFGATAVNPDEIYGVDCDIYAPCALGAVINDHTINQIRAKVIAGAANNQLKEPVHGDQIHEKGIIYAPDYVINAGGVINVADELLGYNRERALKKVETVYDTIERVIEIAKRDQIPTYKAADRMAEERIARMRNSRSQFLQNEKHILNGRK
- the lpdA gene encoding dihydrolipoyl dehydrogenase, whose amino-acid sequence is MAEEFDLVILGGGTGGYVAAIKAAQLGLKTAVVEKGKLGGTCLHKGCIPSKALLRSAEVYQTAVKSEEFGVVTGDVKVDFLKVQERKNKVVDQLYKGVQHLMKQGKITVYEGLGRILGPSIFSPMPGTISVEMNNGSENEMLIPQNVIIATGSRPRTLPGLTIDGEFVLTSDEALKLESLPKSMIIVGGGVIGIEWASMLNDFGVEVTVLEYADRIIPTEDHDISSEMLRLLTKKGVKFVTGAKVLPETLKTDVSVSISAEVKGSLEEFTAEKMLVSVGRSANVEGIGLENTEIVKEKGFIETNDFFQTKESHIYAIGDCIGGLQLAHVASHEGITAVEHITGQKPERLDYSLISKCVYSSPEAASVGLTEEQANKEGYDLKIGKFPFRAVGKALVFGEADGFVKIIADKKTDDILGVHMIGPHVTDMISEAGLAKVLDATPWEIGKTIHPHPSLSEAIGEAALAVDGRAIHS
- a CDS encoding DUF2627 domain-containing protein; the encoded protein is MKRLIAFLILFIPGAFAAYGIKIMRDMVFGILQPPYPILWLQFLIGLLITIGGIAFIAGFVLHRDRKQNKVQSRFNKF
- a CDS encoding sigma-54 interaction domain-containing protein, whose protein sequence is MQKVMIVGGGVGGTTVLKLLSESEVFSIVCMADTNESAEGMLAAKERKIPTVTNWSMGLERDLDIIFDTTGDPSVYKKIKRDMGEQTILIPGSVALIMAKLFEEKNRLISKLENTSAKMDLILNTTSEGMVVIDHEGFIIMFNDSAERASDTKREDVIGRHIKDFIPSTGLLRVMQTNQKEVNQEITLSNGMELITTRIPLVNADKEIIGAFSVFRNKTEAVQLAEQITDLKEIQTMLQAIIQSSDEAISVVDDQGRGLLINPAYTRITGLTKTQVIGKPASIDIYEGESMHMKVLQTKKPVRGVNMRVGPKHKEVIVNVAPIIVDGCLKGSVGVIHDVSEIQALTHELNRARQIIRTLQAKYSFDDIIGASEEMKLPIEQAKLSAKTPATVLLRGESGTGKELFAHAIHNASDRKFNKFVRVNCAAISESLLESELFGYDEGAFTGASRGGKVGFFEEANQGSIFLDEIGELPANIQAKLLRVLQEKEIIRVGGTKPIPINVRVIAATNINLEQAIATGSFREDLYFRLNRMPIFIAPLRKRREDLRELAEHLINKINQEYGRSIEGITAAAIHKMQIYNWPGNVRELENILGRAIIFMKLNETIIDIHHIPDFIEEVPLKQEKLVMKPSGYVSGKPLSEIIDQYEAEIIQQAFHTHKGNKTLTAKALGISVRNLYYKMEKLKL
- a CDS encoding glycerophosphodiester phosphodiesterase; protein product: MTLIFAHRGSAGTHSENTMSAFNEAARVGADGIETDVQLSKDGEVVIIHDEKLDRTTNATGYVKDRTLMELKTLNASSTHKGKLGKEKIPTLEEIFIWLNDNQLFCNIELKNTLFLYPGLEEKVIRLIRTYEMEERVILSSFNHYSLVNCHQLAPELETATLYRDGLYMPWIYAKAIGGSAIHPNILSAPDALIQASVSMGVPVRPYTINKEAEMKRLFKLGCSGIITDFPEAAVRIREGLKSR
- a CDS encoding dihydrolipoamide acetyltransferase family protein; amino-acid sequence: MAMELMKMPQLGESVTEGTISKWLVKPGDHVTKYDPLAEVMTDKVNAEVPSSFTGIIKELKADENQTLAVGEVICSIEVEAAKTDNGNAGQVSHSEENVEAPVTRDVQQASAEPSRKARYSPAVLKLSQEHGIDLSKVKGTGNEGRITRKDLLKLVESGNLPKADEPSAISDSVPEAIAPQVNRQTSPVTNVTTAAGDKEIPVTGIRKAIASNMLKSKHEIPHAWTMVEVDASNMVKLRDNLKSGFKQKEGYNLTYFAFFVKAVAQALTEFPELNSMWAGEKIIQKKEINISIAVATEDALFVPVIKNADEKSIKGIAREIQELASKVKAGKLKAEDMQGGTFTVNNTGSFGSVQSMGIINYPQAAILQVETIVKRPVVINDMIAVRDMVNLCLSLDHRVLDGLVCGRFLARVKEIIEKISKDNTSIY
- a CDS encoding thiamine pyrophosphate-dependent dehydrogenase E1 component subunit alpha, whose translation is MVENRHEQLGLNEETVLDMYRTMLLSRRIDERMWLLNRSGKIPFVISCQGQEAAQVGAAFALDRQKDYVLPYYRDVGVVLTFGMTAKDLMLSGFAKEEDPNSGGRQMPGHFGQKKNRIVTGSSPVTTQVPHAVGIALAGKMEGKDLVTFVTFGEGSSNQGDFHEGANFAGVHKLPVIFMCENNKYAISVPISKQLSCENVSDRAIGYGMPGITVDGNDPLAVYAAVKEAADRARRGEGPTLVETVSYRLTPHSSDDDDRSYRTADEVAEAKTKDSIMTFGAYLKEVGIMDDDIEKQMNDEVMKIVNEATDYAENAPYPKAESAMNHVYAQK
- a CDS encoding flagellar assembly protein A, translating into MIFITVFQKGFSILQLNPILLDFPQIMLENVKELKDALTEASGERIQVGRRKSIAELDIAADKMSASVKLNCSENYLKENYSVIMGNILESLQSEGISEGVLMHVLQNELSIKDQIIIAKGIEPVHAKDAVVTYFKRSDRKPAVREDGKADYYDMSFLDEVKRGDWLGERIPPSSGEMGRRITGEIALPRKGKDKKLLYDQKTVAAIEEDGKLILRALIDGVVEFREGKIAFRIPVCKSKAWKRN
- a CDS encoding alpha-ketoacid dehydrogenase subunit beta, which translates into the protein MPVISYIDAVTMAMREEMERDSRVFVLGEDVGKKGGVFKATNGLYDQFGEARVIDTPLAESAIAGVGIGAAMYGLRPIAEMQFADFIMPAINQIVSEAAKIRYRSNNDWSCPMVIRAPYGGGIHGALYHSQSVEAIFANQPGLKIVMPSTPYDVKGLLKAAIRDEDPVLFFEHKRAYRLIKGEVPTEDYVLPIGKADVKREGEDITVISYGLCVHFALQAAEKLAADGISAHVLDLRTVYPLDKDAIIEAASKTGKVLLVTEDNKEGSIMSEVAAIIAEHCLFDLDAPVKRLAGPDVPAMPYAPTMEKHFMVNPDKVEKAMRELAEY